The DNA segment GGGTCGCCGGCGCGCACGGCCTCGAGCACCGCACGGTGGCTGGGCACCGGGTCGTCGGCGCGGCCGGTGCTGTGCACCAGGCGGTCGCGGTGGGCGAGACCTGACTCGATCACCATCTCCATGCGCTCCAGAAGCTCGTTGTGGGTGGCGGCGAGCAGGGCGCGGTGGAAGGCGAGGTCGGACTCGACGGCGTGGTGCGCGGTGCCCTCCTCCTCGCCCATCGCCGCGAGCGCCTCGTCCAGGGCCGTCAGGTCCTCCTCGGTGCGCCGCTCGGCCGCCAGCCGGGCCGCGGCGGGCTCGACGATGCCGCGCACCTCGTCGAGGTTGTGCAGCAGGGGGCCGTTCGGCTCGGAGACCGTGCTCTCGGCGAACTGCCAGCGCAGCACGTCCGCGTCCAGGAGGTTCCAGTCGGAGCGGGCCCGCACGAAGGTGCCGCGCTTCTGCCGGGCGTCCACCATGCCCTTGGCGGCCAGCACCTTCAGGGACTCCCTCAGCGCGGTGAGGCTGACGTCCAGCTCGCTCTGGAGCGCCACCAGGTCCAGCGTCGCTCCTTCCGGGAACTCGCCGCTGAGCACCCGGCGCGCGAGGGTCTCCACGGTCTGGCCGTGCACCCCGCGGCGCGCGTAAGGCGACATGTCGATTCCTGCCTTTCTCCTGGTGAGGTCTGCGGCTCTCCTGATGGGACGGGGCGCTTCAGGACGAGTCCTTGGCGACGCTCCAGCCGCCGTCGACGAGCAGGCTCGCGCCGGTGATGTACGAGGCGTCAGGGGAGGCCAGGAAGGCGATCGCGGCTGCCGCCTCCTCGGCACGCCCGAGCCGGCCCAGTGGGGTGGCGGCACCGCTGAGCGAGCGGTCCGCCTCGGAGATGCCGTCCCAGGCACTGGTCAGGATCGGGCCCGGCAGCACGGAGTTGACCCGCACCCGCGGCCCGTACTCTACGGCGAGCTGTCCGCTCAGGGACAGCAGCGCGCCCTTCGACGCGGCGTAGGCGGGACGGCCCGGCAGGCCCATGTGGGCGTGCACGGACGAGGTGAACACCGCCCCGCCGGCCTCCTCGGCGAGGTCGGGCAGCACCGCCTTGAAACCGAGGAAGGCGCCGGTGAGGTTCACGGAGAGCTGCCGCTCCCAGGAGGCCAGCGTCATCTCGTGCGCCGGCCGCAGCTCCACCGTGAACGCGTTGCTGACCAGCACCCCGATGGGGCCGAAGGAGTGCGCCGAGGCGACGACCCGCTCCCAGTGGCCGGCGTCCGCGACGTCCGCGACCACGAACAGCGCCTGCCCGCCCGCGCGGCGGATGTCCTCGGCGACCTGCTCGCCGCGGTCGGCGGCGACATCGGCGAGCACCACCGCGGCACCCTCCTCGGCGAGCCGCTGCGCGGTGGCGGCGCCGATACCCGAGGCCGCTCCGGTGACGACGGCGACGCGGCCGCTGAAGCGGGCGCCGTGCCGTTGTGGGGGTTGGTTCATGAGGCGGGTCCACTCCTCGGGGACGGGGCCGGGCCGGCGTGCGGAACGGCCGTGGGGGCGTGCGGTGGGTGCGCCGCACGCGGACGCGGTGCGGCCGGGCGGCAGCCCGCCCCGGCCATTTTATTTAGGAAGTTATGTGTGCCGGTGGCCGTCGTCGCCCTCCTGCCGTACGAGGACGACGAGTTCGGCGTCGTACCGCGCGGTCCATGCGAACGGCAGGCCCGCGTGGCACAGGTGGGCCCCGCTGTAGACGGTGCCCGTGGCCGGGTCCGCGTACCGTGCGGCGGGGTCGAGCCCGCGCAGGCGCAACCGCGCGGCGCGGCCGGGCACCAGCGGCGCGCCGTCCAGCCGCCCCGTGCTCCAGGCGGTGACCGCGAGGTGCCCGCCGCCCGCGTCCTCGTACTGCACCCCGCAGGTCGCGTCCGCGGGGGAGCCCAGCAGGCGCACCTCGCCGTGGTGCAGGACGTCCCGCACCTCCTTGTAGCGGGCCACCCACGCGGCGGCCTCGGCGCGCTGCGCCGGGGTCCAGGCCCGGATGTCGGCGCCGATGCCGAGGACGCCCGCCATGGCGGTGACGAACCGGAACGCGAGGGAGCGGGGCCGCGGGTCGAAGACTCCCGGCGCGTCGGTGACCCAGGAGCTCATCACGTGCGGGGCGTGCGCGTGCAGGAAGCCGTACTGGATCCCGAGCCGGTCGAGCGGCGCGGTGTTGTCGCTGGGCCACACCACGTCGGTGCGGGCGAGGGTGGCGTGCTCGATCCGTCCGCCGCCGCCCGCGCAGCCCTCCACGCTCACCCCGGGGTGCGCGGCGCGCAGGTGGTCGAGCACCCGCAGGTACCCGGTGACGTGCCCGGCGTCCAGGTCGAGGCGGTCCGCCGGGCCGGCGCCGGGGCGGCCGCGCTCGGTGGGCGGGCGGTTCATGTCCCACTTGAGGTAGTCGATGTCGTACGTGCCGAGCAGCCGGTCCAGCATGCCGAGCACGAACTCCTGGACGTCCGTGCGGCCGAGGTCGAGCAGGAGCTGGTTGCGGACCAGCGTCGGCTCGCGGCCCTCGATCCGGTACACCCACTCGGGGTGCTCCGCGTAGAGCCGGGAGGCGGGGCTGACCGCCTCCGGCTCCACCCACAACCCGAAGCCGAGGCCGAGCGCGCGCACCTCGGAGACGAACGCGCCGAAGCCGCCGGGGAACGAGGCGGGCTCGGGGTGCCAGTCCCCGAGGCCTCCGGTGTCGTCGTCGCGGCCGGTGAACCAGCCGTCGTCCACCACGAACAGCTCGGCGCCCAGCTCGGCGGCGGCGCGGGCCAGTTCGAGCTGGCTGCCCGCGTCGACGTCGAACCCGGTCGCCTCCCAGGAGTTGTAGAGCACGGGACGGGTGCGGTGCAGCCGGTCGCCGGCGAGGGTGCGCTCGTAGCGGTGCCACACACGGGCGAGACCGCCCAGGCCCTCGGAGCTGAAGGCGCAGGCCAGCCGGGGCGTGCTCAGCGTCTGTCCGGGCGTGAGCGGGACCGTGCCCTCGTGCGGCACCCGGCCCGCCCGCACGCGCACCGCGCCACCGGGTTCCGCGTCGGCCGTGATGTGCCAGTTCCCGGGCCAGGCCAGTGCGAGGCCGTAGGCGGCGCCCGTGTCGTGGCCGGCGTCCGCGGTGTCCTGCACGGCGAGCCAGGGCGCGTAGGCGTGGCCGGGCGCGCCCTGCGTGGAGCCGATCTCGAAGCTGCCCCGCGGCAGGTCGACGGGCGTGAGCTGGAACTCCTGCGACCACTGCCCGGTCAGGCAGGTGAGCCGGGCGGTGCCGGTGAGGGGCACGTTCACGGCGCCGGAGTCGAACCGGGCGAGCTTCAGTTCCTCCTCGCCGGTGCAGGTGAGTTCGGTCCACCGCAGGATCACGTCGGTGCCGGGCACCGTCTGGTAGCAGAGCTCTGCCCGCAGGCCGAGCACGGTGTCGGCGAACGCGACGCGCAGCGTGCCGGGCCGGCCCTGACCTGCGGCCTCGAACTCGGCTCCGTCGAACTCCCACCAGACGCCCCGCTCCCCGCCCGGGCGCTCGGCCACCAGGTCGGCGCCGGTGAAGGGCCGCAGGCCCGCGGGGATGTACTCGGCGGGGGCCGCGTCCGCGGGGGTGAGGAAGTGGGTGCGCCGCGACCAGTCCAGCGGGTCGGGCCCGTCCTCCACGCCCCGCGGGCCCCACGAGGCCAGCTCGGCCCAGCGGCCGTGGCCGGGCACCACGACGGTGTACGAGGTGGTGTCGGTGGTCAGGGTCCAGCGGCGGCCGGACCGCCCGGCCGCGCCGGCCCCCGTCCCGGTTGCGGTGGTGCTCACTTCACGGCTCCCAGGTTGAGGCCCGCCACGAAGTGCCGTTGGAAGCGCAGGAAGACGATCACTGTGGGGGCCGCGGCGATCACGGAGCCCGCGGCGATCACGTTCCACATGGACACGTACTGGCCCTGGAGCCCGATGAGGGCCGCGGTGATGGGCATCTTGGCGTCCGAGCGGAGCACCGTGATCGCCCAGAGCAGGTCGTTGAAGACCCAGGTGAACGACAGGGCGCAGAGCGCGGCGAGCGCGGGGCGGGTGAGGGGCAGGATGATCCGCCAGAAGACCTGCACAGGTGAGGCGCCGTCGATCACGGCGGCCTGCTGTATCTCTGCCGGGATGGCCCGCATGAAGCCGTGCAGCACGAAGACGTAGAACCCGAGGCCGAAGCCGATCTGGACCAGCACCAGCGCGGTGAGCGAGTCGAACAGGCCGGTCAGCTCGGTCAGCTTGTTCACCGGGATCAGCAGGATCTGCGGGGGCAGCAGGTTGCCGCCCAGCATCACCAGCAGCAGGGTGCGGCGCAGCGGCATCGCGTAGCGGCTGAGCGCGAAGGCGGCCATCGAGGCCAGGGCGAGCGTGACGAGCACGCAGGGCACGGTGACCAGCAGGCTGTTGATCAGAGCGCGCTGCTGGCCGCCGTCCGACCACGCCTGGCCGAAGCCCGACAGCGTGAACGAGTGCGGCAGGCCGCCGAGACCGTTCGCGGCGATGTCGTCGAAGGACCGCACGCTGGTGACCAGGACCAGCAGGATCGGCAGGAGCCACAGCAGCGACAGGCCGCCGGCGCCCAGATGGAAGCCCGCGGTGGCCCATTTGTGCCTGCTCGGGGCGTTCATCAGTCGGCCTCCTTGAAGGCGCGGACGAGGTACGAGGCGATGACCCCGAACGCGAGCACGAAGATGACGACGGCGAGCGCGGAGCCGTAGCCGAGCCTCAGCGACTGGAACGCCGTGGAGTACATGTAGGTGCTCAGCAGCTCGGAGGAGTGGTAGGGGCCGCCGCGGGTGAGGGACCACACCACGTCGAAGGAGCGCAGCGAGTCGATGATGATCACCGAGAGGACGACCGCGTTGACGCTGCGCAGCTGCGGCAGGGTGACGTTGCGGAACTGCTGCCAGAGGGTGGCGCCGTCCACCTTGGCCGCCTCGTAGAGCACCGGGTCGATGCCCTTGAGGCCCGCGATGTACAGCACCATCACATAGCCGATCTGCCGCCACAGCGCCGGCACGATCACCGCGTACAGGGCGGTGTCCTGGTCGGCGAGCCAGGCGTGTTCCAGGCCCCCGAGGCCGACCCCGCCGAGTACCCGGTTGATCATGCCGTCCGGCTGGTACAGGGCCTGCCAGACCAGCGCGGTGGCCACCAGGGAGAAGACCACCGGCAGGAAGAGGGCGGCGCGGTAGAAGCCGACGCCGCGGCGCTCCTGCTGGAGCAGCAGCGCCGCGCCGAGGCCGAGCACGGCGGAGAGCCCGCCGAACAGCACCAGCCAGAGCACCGTGTCGAGCAGCGCGGTGCGGAAGGTGGCGTCGTGCAGCATCTCCTGGAAGTTGCCGAGGCCCACGAAGCGCGGCGCCGAGACGCCGTCCCAGGAGGTCAGCGAGAGGTAGAACCCCTGGAGCGCCGGCCAGAACACCCAGAACGCCTCGGCGAGCAGCGGGACCAGTACGAAGGCGATGACGACCGGGGGCACCCGGGTCGCGCGCTTACGGGTGCGGGGGGCCGCGCGGCTGCCGGAGTGCTCCTCTCCGGCGGTGAGCACGGCCACGTCACTTCCCCCAGACCTTCTCGGCGTCACGCTGCCAGGAGGTGAGGATCGAGCCGATCTTGGCCGGCTCGGCGAAGAACTTGGTGAGGGCGTTGTCCGCGGCCGGCTGCATCGCGTCGCTGGAGTCGCGGTTGAAGAACTGGGTGATGTCCGCGGCGGCGGCCACGAGCTCCCGGCCCTTCTTCACGAGCGCCGTGCCGCTGTCCTTGGCGTCAGGGTGGGTGGGCAGCGCGGTGCCGGAGGAGTTCCTCAGGTAGATCTCCTGGGCCTCGGCCGTCGCGAGGTAGGTCATCAGCTTCTTCACGCCGTCCTTGCGGTGCGTGTGAGCGCTGGCGAAGTATCCGTCGACGGGCGCCTCCTGCGCGAGCGGCACCTTCGGGTCGATGACGGGGAAGCCGAAGAAGTCGATGTCGTCCAGGGCGCCCTTCGGGGCCGAGTCGGCGAAGAAGGTGCCCACCAGCATCATGCCGGTCTTGCCCTGGAGGAGCTTGGTGGTGGCGTCCTGGAAGGGGATCGCGGTGCCGTCCTTGTCGAAGTACGGCAGCGCCTCCTTCCAGCGGTCGAAGACCCTGCGCACCTCGGGGTCGTCGAAGCGGTGCCGGCCGGCGAGCAGGTCGCGGTGGTAGCCGGCGCCGTTGACCCGGATGTTCAGGTAGTCGAACCAGCCCGAGCCGATCCAGGCGGTGTCGCCGCCCATGCCGTTGCCGATCGGCGCCACCCCCTTCGACTTCAGCTTGTCGCACACGTCGAGGAAGTCGTCCCAGGTCTTCGGCTCGTCGACGCCCCACTTGGCGAAGTTCGACTTCAGGTAGAACATGCCCCACCAGTAGTAGCTGGTGGGCACGAAGACCTTCTTGCCGGTCCTGGAGGTGCACAGCTTCTTGTGCGCGGCGGAGTACTTGGCCAGGTCGGGGGAGTCCTGCCAGACGTCGCCCAGGTCCAGCAGCAGGTTCTTCGAGGCGTAGGCGTCGGCGACCGAGCCGGGGTACCAGGTGTAGACGTCCGGCGGGTTGCCCGAGGTGAGGTAGGTCGGCAGCTGGGTGCGGAAGGTCTCGGCCGCGATGGTGTTCAGCGAGGCCGTGCCCTTGCCGGTCTTCCCGTACGCTTCGACCAGCTTCTCCATCGCGGTCTTCGCCTGAGGGGCCGAGAGGTTCGACTGGAGGGTGACCGGCCCTGAGGACGACGCGCCCTTGCCGGACGACGACGTCGAGGTGACGCAGCCGGATGCCAGCGCGGCCGTGGAGAGGGCACCGATGCCGGCGAGGAACCGGCGCCGGGACGGGTCGGGTGTGATCATGGGGAACTCCTCTGCGTCCGCCTGACGGTGCTCCGGTCCCCTGACGGCCGGGCTTTCGTCTACGGCGGGATCAGAGTGGTGGAGGGGACGGGCAACGTCAAGATTAATTAGTAATTTATTTTCTGATGGCGTGTCAGGTCGACCGGCAGGGCCGGCCGGGCCGTCACGGCGCCGCGCTCCAGGACGTCACGGCGCCGCGCTCCAGGACGTCACGGTGCCGTTGCAGCGCGAGACGTCACAGCTTCGTCTGGTGGATCCGGCCGTCCACGCCGCGGAACGCCGCGAGGACCCCGGCTGCGCCGGATGCCGCCGCCCCGCCGAGGGCGCCCGAGAAGGACGCGCTCGGGAACTCGTTCCGCTTGGACCAGTCGCTCCACGTCCCGTCGGCGCCGAGGGTGCGCTGCCACAGGGTGTAGTCGCCGGCGCGCGCGTACAGGTGCACGCCGTCCCCGGCGGTCACCAGGGTGGGGCTGCCGCCCACCGTGCCGCCCAGCGACGACCAGTCGGACCAGGTGCCCGAGGCGTCGCGGGTGCGGGTCCACACCGCGTCGTCGGGGGTGCGCACCGCGAGGTGCACCCGGCCCGCGGAGTCGACGGCCGCGGCGGGCCTGCCGTAGAACGGAGTGTCGGAGGGGGCGCCGAGGGACGTCCAGCCGGACGTCGCGGTCCGCGAGCGGACCAGCCCGTCGGGGCCGCGCCCGAACAGCGTCCAGCCGCCGTCGCCGTCCGCGACCACGCTCGGGGCGTCGGTGAGGTCGCCGCCGAGCCGCTGCCAGTGCCCCCACCGCCCCTGCGCGTACGTGCGCTGGTAGGCCGCGGAGTCGGTGCCCCGCACGAAAACGTCGAGCCGGCCGTCCGCCGAGGCGAGGGCCGTGGGCTGCCCCAGGATCCGCCCGCCGGTCGGGCCGCCCAGCGCGGTCGCGGACCCGGACCAGGCGCCGTCCTGTCCGCGCTGCTGGTACAGCGCACCGTCCGTGCCGCGCCAGAACGCGGTGAGGCCGGAGCCGTCCCGCACCAGCGCGGGGCTGGCCGAGGCGCCCCCGGCGAGCGCGGTGCCCGGTGCGGTGTCCCGCCCCGTGAGCTTCAGGAAGGCCGTGCCGTGCGCCGGCACCCGGACGGTGTACGAGCCGGTGTGCGCGCCCCGTTCGGCACGGGCCCGCAGGTCCCGCACCCGCACCGGGCCGGCCAGCGCGGTGTCCGCGAAGTCCACCGTCATGTCGGCGGCCTGAGAGGAGCGGTTCAGCAGCACTACGGCGCGGCTGCCCGTGCCGCTCAGCACCTTGCTGTAGACGTCCCCGGTGGCGTCCGTGGCGATCCGGACGCCCTGCACGTCGAGCGGGTCCTGGTCGACACCGATGATCTCCGGGTTGCGCAGGGTGTCGAGCATGGACTTCGGCAGGGTGCGCGGGTCGGAGCCGATCACCAGGGGGGAGGCCATCTCCGCCCACATCACGAGCTGGGTGGTGGACTCCTCCTCCGTCAGCTCGTAGCCGCCGTCCGCGAGCTTGCGCATCGGCAGCAGGTAGTCCGGGTCGTTGTAGTGCCCCGGCCCGTTCGCCTCCGGGTGCCAGGCGTTGGCGTCCGCGGCCCGCAGCACGTTGGGCCACTCGCCCGCGGTGGGGGTGCCGAAGGCCATGTCGGTGCCGGTGCGCCAGGAGTCGGCGCTGGTGGGGCCGTAGACGAAGGCGTTGTGCGCGTCCTGCGCCGGGGTGTGCGGCAGGCCCCAGTCGTCGGTCAGGGGGTTGCAGAGGTTGAGCAGCATCGGCCGCCCGGACCTCGCCACGGCGGCGCTGAACTCCTTGAAGGCGGGGCCCGGGTCGAGCTTCTCGGATATCCCGCACAGGAAGTCGACCTTGATGGCGTCGATCTTCCAGTCCGCGAACTGCCTGGCGTCCTCGTCGTAGTGGCCGCGGCTGCCGAGCCCGCAGCTCTTGCCGCCGTCGTAGTCGCCGGCGTCCGTGTAGATGCCCACCCTCAGCCCGCGCTTGTGCAGGTAGGAGACCAGGGAGGGGATGCCGGACGGGAAACGCTCGGGGTTGGCCGCCAGCCTGCCCTCGGCGTCCCTGGGCTGGTCCGCCTGCCAGCCGCCGTCCAGCCACACGATGTCGTAGCCGGAGTCGCGCAGCCCCGAGGAGATCAGCTCGTCGGCCACCGCCTTCACCTGGTCCTCGGTGGGCGCGCCGAGGCCGTAGTAGGTGTTCCAGCCCATGTAGGGCGTGGGGGCGAGGCCGCTGTCGTAGTAGGCGGGCGCGCCCTGGTCGTCGCCGGTCCCGGCGCCCGGGGCCGTACCGGCCGCCTGGGCGGACGGTGCCGGGCCCGCGGCGATGGCCAGGGCGGCGGTGACGGCCGCGGTCCAGCTCAGCTGCCGGCTTCTTCGGGTGCGGGCCGAGCCCGCTGTGCGCAAACGCACGGGTGCCTCCCGGTGGTGGGCATGCGCAGTCAATGGAGTGCGCCGGCGCGGCGGCTCGCCGCGGCGACCGGGCCTGCGCTGCGACGACTTTGGCGACTCGGAGGACACGTGTCAACGATTATTCATAATTAACCTTTAATTCTTTGGTGACGTAAGAGGTGCGGCAGAGTGAAGTGGCTGGCGGGCGCGGGCCGTGCCGTCCCGTCAGGTCCGGTGGCGGCGCCGGCGGTTGGGGGGAGGACGAGCAGCGGCCCCGCCGGCGAGAGCCCGGCGGGGCCGAAGAGCGGGGGAGCGGTACGAGCAGTGGTGACAGGCTGGTGAGGCCACGGCCGGGCGGGCCTGACGCCAGGCGCCGGTGAACGGAGCCCGCCCACCGGCGCACGGCTACAAGGCGCACGGCTACAAGGGGCGCGGCGTCACAGCCGGGACGTGATGCCGTCCGCCGCCCGGCGCAGCAGCGGGGCGAGGCCGGCCGCGCGCGCCCGGCCGCCCCGGGTGCTCGGCGCGGAGACGGTGACCGCGGCCACGCACACCCCGTGGCCGTCGCGCACCGGCATGCCGAAGCCGTGCACGTCGGTCACGCTCTCGTCGATGTTCAGCGCATAGCCGCGCCTTCGCGCCCGTGCGAGGTCCGCCTCCAGCTCGGCCAGGTCCGCCACGGTGGCCGGGGTGAGCTGGTCCAGGCCGGCCGGGTAGAGCATCCGCACGGCCTCCACGGGGAGCTGGGCGAGCTGCGCCTTGCCGCCCGCCGTCGCGTACGCGGGGACCCGGTCGCCGGTGCGCGGTGCGACCCGCAGCACATGGGGGCCGTCCACGCCGTCCAGGAACAGCGCGTCGGGCCCGTCGAGCTGGAGCAGGTTGCTGGTCTCCCCGGCCTCGTCCCGCAGCTGCTCCAGGAAGGGGCGTGCGATGCGGACCAGCTCCGCCGTACCGATCCGGCTGCGCGACTCCACCGCGGCCCGGCTCTCTGCGAGCGCCATCAGCACGGGTCCCAGCCGGTACTGGCGGCCGCCCGGCACCTGCTCCACGAAGCCGTGCAGCCGCAGCGTGTGCAGCAGCCGGTGCGCCGTGGAGCGGGCCACGCCCAGATGGTCGCTCACATCGGTGACCCGCGCGGTGTCCCGGCCGCCGAGGTAGGCGAGGGCCCGCAGGGCGTTGGCGACCGAGGCGGCGCCGTACACATCCTCCCCGCCGTTCCCGCGCGCCCCCGAAGCGCGCCCGCCCGGCCCCGTGCGGCGGGGCGCGGGTCCCTGAAAATTCGACATAGCAGAAATTCTAGTTTCACCGGTTCCACAGAGTGAATCCCGCTCGTACCTTGGCCGCGCCGGAGCCCTTCGTCCCCCTGGGTGCCTCGCCCTTGCCGGAGGTCTTCCCCGCGGTGCGCCACGGCGTCCGCCCGGCCCCGACCCGCCGCTGTCGAGCGAGGAGTTCCCGATGACGCCTGTACCGGGTGACAACCCGACTCCCCGTCCCGCAGCGGACGCCCCCGGCGCCCCGGCGCCGGGCACCGCGCAACCCGCGGCGGCCGGCGGCCCGCTGCGCACCGGACGCCCGAAGCCCTGGCACGTGCTGTGGCTGCTGCTCCTGCTCGGCTGGACCGTCAGCGCCGCCGACCGCTCCGTCACGGGCCCCGTCGTCACCTGGATGATCGACAACGGCGTCGGCTTCATGGCGCACGCCGACCATCCGCACGCCCTGGGCGGCCTGATCGGTGGCCTGTTCTTCGCCGGCTACATGCTCACCCAGTTCCCCGGCGGCTACCTCGGCGACCGGTACGGGCACCGCACCATGGTCGTCGTCAGCCTGCTGTGGGCGGGGCTCGCCACCATCCTCACCGGCTTCCTCGGCGGCCTCATCGCCTTCATCGTGGTGCGCGTCGCCACCGGTCTGGGCGAGGGCGCCTTCTACTCCAACGACCGCACCCTGATCACCGACAACACCCCGCCGAAGGACCGCAGCTTCGGCATGGGCGTGTGCATCTCGGGCCTCGCGATCGGCATCACGATCGCCACCATCTTCACCCCGAACTTCATCGACTTCGGCAGGTCCGTGCTGTCCGACATCGAGGCCTGGCGGATGGCGTTCTGGGTGCTCGGTGCCGCCACCCTGGTGGTGTCCCTCGCGGTCACCTGGTTCTTCCGCACCCACCTCAAGGCGGCCACCGTCGGCAAGGCCGCCCTCCACCTGGGCGCCTACGCGGTCGTCTCGCTCGCCCTGATCATGGCCGTCTACCTCATCGGGGACAGCACGGGCCTGTCCGACCTGTGGATCGCCGTGCTGGAGGTCGCCCTCGCGGTCGGACTGGTGCTGTTCGTGCTGGTCCGCAAGGGCGAGGAGGTCGGCCCGGTGCTCAAGGACCGGGACCTGTTCATCATCTACCTCTGCAACATCGCGATCCTGTGGAACCTCTGGTTCTTCAGCTTCTGGTCGGTCTCCATCGTCGCGGGCGCCGCCCACTCCTCGTTCGCCGCCTCGGCGCTGACGGCCGGCTTCAACGCGGGCGCCGGCATCATCGGCTTCCCGGCCGGCGGCTGGCTCTCCGACTACGGCCTGCGGCGCGGCTGGGGCCGCAAGGAGATGATGCTGACCTTCACCGGCGTGCAGGCGGTCCTCACCGTCGCCTTCGCCTGGTACCTGAGCGCCGCCGACCACCCGTCCCTGTGGGTGATGGGCCTGCTGCTCTTCTTCGCCAGCCTCTTCTTCAACGCCCTC comes from the Streptomyces sp. TS71-3 genome and includes:
- a CDS encoding MFS transporter, translating into MTPVPGDNPTPRPAADAPGAPAPGTAQPAAAGGPLRTGRPKPWHVLWLLLLLGWTVSAADRSVTGPVVTWMIDNGVGFMAHADHPHALGGLIGGLFFAGYMLTQFPGGYLGDRYGHRTMVVVSLLWAGLATILTGFLGGLIAFIVVRVATGLGEGAFYSNDRTLITDNTPPKDRSFGMGVCISGLAIGITIATIFTPNFIDFGRSVLSDIEAWRMAFWVLGAATLVVSLAVTWFFRTHLKAATVGKAALHLGAYAVVSLALIMAVYLIGDSTGLSDLWIAVLEVALAVGLVLFVLVRKGEEVGPVLKDRDLFIIYLCNIAILWNLWFFSFWSVSIVAGAAHSSFAASALTAGFNAGAGIIGFPAGGWLSDYGLRRGWGRKEMMLTFTGVQAVLTVAFAWYLSAADHPSLWVMGLLLFFASLFFNALQPVGHALTAELARPDLRGSAFGMQNLIGETGAVLAPAVGGALRDSTGGWTAAVWLDAGLVVVGFVLLAQVRGRRAVSPV